A region from the Desulfomarina profundi genome encodes:
- a CDS encoding TraB/GumN family protein has translation MTDSPFPAGEYNDDVHVIHHNDQTIILIGTAHISPESVQLVKKVIEQEQPDCVCLELDDKRYQALTQKKKWQSLDLKEIIKNKQLATLLVSLLMASYQKRLGTSLGVTPGAELLAAAQTANSFQIPISLCDRDVRITLRRAWKSTSFFKKIYLLSSLLVSVFDRTEITEEKLSELKQKDVLTELMDEMGESMPTMKRVLIDERDLYLAEKIKASHGKRIVAVVGAGHVEGIKKTLPVDHRDKIAEISTIPPVSKGYKFFGWAIPLLILGSIAAIGYQKGGTVAGENMIYWILANGIPAAGGALLALAHPFTIIGAFLSAPLTSLTPVIGAGYVTAFIQVMTSPPKVREFESAGEDIATFTGWWKNRLLRVFLVFLLTGLGSAIGTWVGGVEIFKNLVH, from the coding sequence ATGACAGATTCTCCATTTCCGGCCGGTGAGTATAATGACGATGTTCATGTTATTCACCATAACGACCAGACCATAATACTCATAGGAACTGCCCATATTTCCCCTGAATCAGTACAGCTTGTAAAAAAAGTTATTGAACAGGAACAACCCGACTGTGTCTGCCTCGAACTTGATGATAAACGTTACCAGGCCCTGACACAGAAAAAAAAGTGGCAGTCACTGGACCTGAAGGAAATTATAAAAAACAAACAACTTGCAACTTTGCTTGTCAGCCTGCTGATGGCATCCTATCAGAAACGACTTGGCACCAGTCTTGGAGTCACACCAGGGGCTGAGCTGCTTGCGGCAGCGCAAACTGCAAACAGTTTTCAGATTCCCATCTCTCTCTGTGACCGGGACGTACGCATAACCCTGCGCCGGGCGTGGAAATCGACCTCCTTTTTTAAAAAAATATACCTGCTCAGTTCCCTTCTGGTCAGTGTTTTTGACAGAACAGAGATAACCGAAGAAAAACTCTCAGAACTCAAACAAAAGGATGTCCTCACCGAGCTCATGGATGAAATGGGAGAATCCATGCCAACCATGAAACGTGTTCTCATAGATGAAAGAGACCTTTATCTGGCCGAAAAAATAAAGGCCTCCCACGGAAAACGCATTGTTGCTGTCGTGGGGGCAGGTCACGTGGAAGGCATCAAGAAAACACTCCCTGTTGACCACAGGGACAAAATCGCCGAAATTTCCACTATTCCACCTGTTTCGAAGGGATATAAGTTTTTCGGCTGGGCAATCCCACTCTTGATACTCGGCTCCATTGCGGCAATTGGCTACCAGAAGGGTGGTACTGTCGCCGGAGAAAACATGATATACTGGATACTGGCCAATGGTATTCCTGCGGCCGGAGGTGCCCTGCTGGCCCTGGCCCACCCTTTTACCATAATTGGAGCATTTTTAAGCGCCCCCCTGACCAGCCTGACTCCGGTTATCGGTGCCGGTTATGTAACTGCGTTTATCCAGGTCATGACTTCTCCACCCAAGGTCAGGGAATTTGAATCTGCAGGAGAAGATATTGCAACTTTCACCGGCTGGTGGAAAAACAGGCTCCTGCGTGTTTTTCTTGTCTTTCTGCTCACCGGGCTGGGTTCCGCCATAGGAACATGGGTAGGTGGTGTTGAGATTTTTAAGAATCTGGTGCATTGA
- a CDS encoding transglycosylase domain-containing protein, protein MLKKFFLFFSTLAIIAAIFVAGGLYYLVVVEPGDEIKIENIRRILGKESHVFYSDGKTRLGVFFDKAHRQYVTYSQIPDDFVNALVASEDDRFFSHFGFDIVGIARAMVKNIAAGRIVQGGSTLTQQTAKNLFKRTDRSLEAKLKELLFALRLEYRYSKEQIFEFYANQFYVSGNGHGLGVAARYYFDKKSSELSLVESAFIAGSVKRPNYYNPFIKKSKKAADLARQRAKIRLRYVLGKMRTLGMIDNYTYNQAVSSQIPFKQGKVGFSLDYAMEMIKDAVSSTEVLNSLAVHGITNVATSGVKVITTVDRDLQEKILSVLRGELSRLDVRLRGYTRVEVQRELEELNYKGDSRLIEDAFLFGKIKKIDGKEKDVKLHVEFDRKIGMGIIDYKGLKKMVTALAKYNKNRWSEPEKKDLDDLLTELKVGDRVWVSVRSLQENKTALLNLEKYPKVQGGAIVLKNGRIKGMAGGTENRFYNRAVYAKRTMGSAFKPFVFTAALQLGWNSSDLLKNSRDVFVYHDRPYFPRPDHRSPFREVSMSWAGVHSENVASVWLLSHLCDHLNPAQFQEVARRLDLAPRVVDGEEEPYRTYRDRIRDRFGLVVDRDVLLGAAFREAVMNLETDFIFDGMLTEYKIIKGLHFGLHFEKFYEDLKQELIEKEQSLHDYEKKEIALRQKLLQNSYLLLAAVREEMRNYIRTLDPGGDVRDYDPFAEQTNAFFLNDLTGEVSFSRMENASEQDRPISREKLLSYLARLDNRSRHEFLEKVKLNGLLNVGAFDTLQEQVKREYEKLKKGLPYSFATLSKVKDFRIMVGLHYLVRMGEELGIKSKLEPVLSFPLGSNVVTLLETTRMYEALVSGMVTNFGDENDEESSESLAILDRIESEDGKILYRPAMHEKTVIDTKTRLSIGHILENIVKFGTGKRADKTVRLSVKENEGEGPALDLAIPLLGKTGTANRYTNASFFGYLPGLSMKGEDLTIDGGFAVGVYVGFDDNKPMRRKSSRITGSAGALPAWCKIVNSLLLNEKYGSRLDPVDLSFYGLVLKRDPQGQMNLAVDPDQGGKLVEPVKEVDELLRYQPAIMTFGRKNDVGQFEPGRYYVPFWDTETGR, encoded by the coding sequence ATGCTTAAAAAATTTTTTCTGTTTTTTTCAACTCTTGCCATAATTGCTGCCATATTTGTTGCGGGTGGGCTGTATTACCTGGTCGTTGTGGAACCTGGCGATGAAATCAAGATAGAGAATATTCGTCGAATCCTTGGTAAGGAAAGCCATGTTTTCTACAGTGACGGCAAAACCAGGCTGGGTGTTTTTTTTGATAAGGCACATCGCCAGTATGTCACCTACAGTCAGATTCCAGACGACTTTGTCAACGCACTGGTGGCATCGGAAGATGACCGTTTTTTTTCCCATTTCGGTTTTGATATTGTCGGTATCGCCCGGGCAATGGTGAAAAATATCGCAGCCGGCAGAATTGTTCAGGGAGGGAGTACACTGACGCAACAGACAGCCAAGAATCTCTTCAAAAGGACTGACCGTTCCCTTGAAGCCAAGCTGAAAGAGCTGCTGTTTGCCTTGAGACTGGAATACCGATATTCAAAGGAACAGATTTTTGAATTTTACGCCAACCAGTTTTATGTAAGTGGCAATGGTCACGGTCTGGGTGTTGCTGCAAGATATTATTTCGATAAAAAATCCTCCGAATTGTCCCTGGTTGAAAGTGCATTTATTGCCGGAAGCGTCAAGCGTCCCAACTATTATAATCCTTTCATCAAAAAATCGAAAAAAGCGGCTGACCTGGCCAGGCAGCGGGCTAAGATCCGTCTCAGGTATGTTCTGGGGAAGATGCGAACTCTTGGGATGATAGATAATTACACTTATAATCAAGCTGTTTCTTCACAAATCCCGTTTAAACAGGGGAAGGTCGGTTTTTCCCTGGATTATGCCATGGAAATGATTAAAGACGCGGTTTCATCAACAGAAGTTCTCAACAGTCTCGCTGTACATGGTATCACCAATGTCGCCACCTCTGGAGTGAAGGTTATCACTACAGTTGACAGGGATCTGCAGGAAAAAATCCTGTCTGTTCTCAGGGGTGAATTGTCTCGTCTGGATGTCCGGCTGCGTGGTTATACAAGGGTGGAGGTACAGAGGGAACTTGAAGAATTGAATTATAAGGGTGACAGCAGGTTGATTGAGGACGCCTTTTTATTTGGAAAAATAAAAAAAATCGACGGGAAGGAAAAGGATGTCAAACTCCATGTGGAGTTTGACAGAAAAATCGGTATGGGAATCATCGATTACAAAGGGCTTAAAAAGATGGTCACTGCTTTAGCCAAATACAATAAAAATCGATGGAGTGAACCTGAAAAAAAAGATCTTGACGATCTGTTGACCGAACTGAAGGTGGGAGACCGTGTCTGGGTAAGTGTCCGCAGTTTGCAGGAAAATAAAACTGCACTCTTGAATCTTGAAAAATATCCCAAGGTGCAGGGAGGAGCAATAGTTCTGAAAAATGGCAGGATTAAGGGGATGGCTGGAGGAACGGAAAACCGTTTTTATAATCGTGCCGTTTATGCGAAAAGAACTATGGGATCGGCTTTTAAACCGTTTGTCTTTACGGCTGCCCTGCAGTTGGGCTGGAACAGTTCAGACCTGTTGAAAAATAGTCGGGATGTGTTTGTCTACCATGATCGGCCCTATTTCCCCCGCCCTGATCACAGGAGTCCTTTCAGGGAGGTGTCCATGAGCTGGGCTGGTGTTCATTCAGAAAATGTTGCCTCTGTATGGCTTCTTTCTCATCTCTGTGATCATTTAAATCCAGCGCAGTTTCAAGAAGTTGCCCGCCGACTTGATCTTGCCCCCCGGGTTGTTGACGGGGAAGAAGAACCTTATAGAACCTATCGGGATCGAATCAGGGATCGTTTTGGCCTGGTTGTTGATAGAGATGTCCTGCTTGGTGCGGCCTTCAGGGAGGCCGTCATGAATCTTGAGACCGATTTTATATTTGACGGCATGCTCACTGAATACAAAATAATCAAAGGATTACATTTTGGTCTGCATTTTGAAAAATTTTATGAAGATCTTAAACAGGAACTGATTGAGAAAGAACAGAGCCTGCATGATTATGAGAAAAAGGAAATTGCTCTTCGCCAGAAACTGTTGCAAAACTCGTACCTGCTTCTGGCTGCAGTAAGAGAGGAGATGCGAAATTATATAAGAACTCTTGACCCTGGAGGTGATGTCAGGGATTATGATCCTTTTGCAGAGCAGACGAACGCTTTTTTTCTCAATGACCTGACTGGAGAAGTGTCTTTCAGCAGGATGGAAAACGCGAGTGAACAGGACCGGCCGATCAGCAGAGAAAAACTGCTTTCCTATCTTGCACGGCTGGATAATCGCAGTCGGCATGAATTCCTGGAAAAGGTGAAGTTGAATGGTTTGCTCAATGTTGGCGCTTTCGATACTCTTCAGGAGCAGGTGAAGAGAGAGTATGAAAAATTAAAGAAAGGGCTTCCCTACAGTTTTGCTACACTTTCCAAAGTAAAAGATTTTAGAATTATGGTGGGTCTTCATTACCTGGTAAGGATGGGTGAGGAGCTCGGGATCAAAAGCAAACTCGAACCGGTACTCTCTTTTCCATTGGGTTCCAATGTTGTCACTCTGCTGGAAACCACCAGGATGTATGAAGCCCTGGTTTCGGGAATGGTAACGAACTTCGGAGATGAAAATGATGAGGAGAGCAGCGAGTCCCTGGCTATTCTCGACCGGATTGAATCTGAAGACGGAAAAATTCTTTACCGTCCTGCGATGCATGAAAAAACAGTAATTGATACAAAAACAAGATTATCAATAGGGCATATTCTGGAAAATATAGTAAAATTCGGTACAGGAAAAAGGGCGGATAAAACTGTTCGGCTTTCTGTGAAGGAGAACGAAGGTGAAGGGCCGGCTCTTGATCTTGCCATTCCCCTGCTTGGGAAAACCGGTACTGCAAACCGATATACCAACGCGTCATTTTTTGGATACCTCCCAGGTTTATCGATGAAAGGGGAGGATTTGACGATTGATGGTGGTTTCGCGGTGGGGGTTTACGTTGGTTTTGATGACAATAAACCCATGCGCAGAAAGAGCAGCAGGATAACAGGATCAGCAGGGGCATTACCGGCATGGTGCAAGATAGTCAACAGTCTGTTGCTGAATGAAAAATATGGGTCAAGGCTTGACCCGGTAGATCTGTCGTTTTATGGTCTCGTACTCAAACGTGACCCGCAGGGACAGATGAATCTGGCTGTTGATCCTGACCAGGGTGGCAAACTCGTTGAGCCGGTGAAGGAGGTTGATGAACTGCTTCGATATCAGCCGGCTATTATGACTTTCGGCAGAAAAAACGATGTTGGCCAGTTTGAGCCCGGGCGCTATTATGTACCTTTCTGGGATACGGAAACGGGAAGGTAA
- a CDS encoding LysM peptidoglycan-binding domain-containing protein — MQHIYNTLIRIIFLLLTVSFISGCTDKKLVSTLPSPKPVDKVEAEPVDDPDLQLVETEPEMCLDQELVALKKTGGWDQNISPVTEAPAEHIRYDFPVVLNKQVNMYLDLFQNRQRKQFSRWLARSTKYKPLMEKTFREAGLPLDLIYLSMIESGFYQRAYSRSHAVGLWQFMRGTGRQYHLRIDRYVDERRDAEKSTKAAANYLLDLYREFGDWHLAVAAYNGGPGKIRSGLKRYKVKNFWELANHRFLRLETKRYVPKLIAAILIAKEPAKYGFTNISYQQPLQYDTITVGPGMKLNAIAMISNSSIKTIKSLNQELRQSRTPLNRASYRVHIPPFTKTIAEKNLPRLHSIVSTGFKSHKIRKGETLSKICRKYGVNKTTILKVNNLRTRTLVVGRNLRIPYSTITYQLLPEGSKNALAAYKDSLILHRIKPGETVSKIAFKYGVPPEMIVEWNGLKSVHRIRAGQQLALYINKSGSSLPANPAQKRNMKKTGGKSKVVFLTADRKKLRIGNSSAFKYYQVRSGDSLWTISRKFKISTTELKKWNNLKSNLIHPGSKLKLKKV, encoded by the coding sequence ATGCAACATATATATAACACGTTAATAAGAATCATTTTTCTCCTGCTTACCGTTTCCTTTATCTCCGGATGCACTGATAAAAAACTTGTCAGTACCCTGCCTTCTCCCAAACCTGTCGATAAAGTAGAAGCTGAACCTGTCGATGATCCGGATCTGCAACTGGTTGAAACCGAACCGGAAATGTGCCTCGACCAGGAACTTGTGGCTTTGAAGAAAACAGGGGGATGGGACCAGAATATTTCTCCTGTAACAGAGGCTCCTGCTGAACATATTCGCTACGATTTTCCTGTTGTTCTTAATAAACAGGTCAATATGTATCTTGACCTCTTCCAGAACAGGCAGCGAAAACAGTTTTCCAGGTGGCTTGCCCGTTCCACAAAATATAAGCCACTGATGGAAAAAACTTTCCGGGAAGCAGGTCTCCCACTGGATCTTATCTATCTGTCCATGATCGAAAGCGGTTTTTATCAACGTGCTTACTCCAGATCACACGCTGTTGGTCTCTGGCAGTTTATGCGCGGCACAGGCAGACAGTACCATCTCAGGATAGACCGATATGTTGATGAACGACGGGATGCCGAAAAGTCAACAAAGGCCGCGGCAAACTACCTCTTGGATCTTTACCGGGAATTTGGTGACTGGCATCTGGCTGTTGCGGCCTACAACGGAGGACCCGGGAAAATCAGAAGTGGCCTGAAAAGGTACAAGGTCAAAAATTTCTGGGAACTGGCTAACCACAGATTTCTCAGGCTTGAAACCAAACGATATGTTCCCAAGCTCATAGCCGCTATCCTCATTGCCAAGGAACCTGCCAAATACGGATTTACCAATATCTCTTACCAGCAACCGCTCCAGTACGACACGATTACAGTCGGTCCCGGGATGAAGCTGAACGCTATTGCCATGATCAGCAACAGCAGCATAAAAACCATCAAATCCCTCAACCAGGAATTACGGCAGAGCAGAACACCCTTGAACAGGGCTTCCTACAGGGTACACATTCCGCCATTCACCAAAACAATAGCAGAAAAAAATCTTCCCAGACTCCATTCTATCGTGAGTACAGGGTTCAAATCCCATAAGATCAGAAAAGGTGAAACTTTATCAAAAATCTGCAGAAAATACGGGGTCAATAAAACCACTATCCTGAAAGTCAACAACCTGCGTACACGTACACTTGTTGTCGGCCGGAACCTGAGAATCCCCTATTCGACCATCACCTATCAACTCCTGCCGGAAGGCTCTAAAAATGCACTGGCCGCCTACAAGGACAGCCTTATTCTCCACCGGATAAAACCAGGAGAAACCGTGTCGAAGATAGCATTCAAATATGGCGTGCCACCGGAAATGATTGTTGAATGGAACGGGCTGAAGAGCGTCCACAGAATCCGGGCTGGACAACAGCTTGCACTTTATATCAACAAAAGCGGTTCCAGTCTCCCGGCAAACCCTGCCCAAAAACGGAACATGAAGAAAACAGGTGGCAAAAGCAAAGTGGTTTTCCTGACAGCTGACAGGAAAAAACTTCGTATCGGAAATTCCAGCGCCTTCAAATATTATCAGGTCAGGTCCGGGGATTCTCTCTGGACAATTTCCAGAAAATTCAAAATTTCCACAACTGAACTGAAAAAATGGAACAACCTGAAATCCAATCTTATCCATCCGGGAAGCAAACTGAAACTAAAGAAGGTTTAA
- a CDS encoding MBL fold metallo-hydrolase: MIRFSVLGSGSRGNAVYVESGTTAILVDGGFSGKEIEKRLKSIGRDLDSLDGVCVTHEHNDHIHGVGVISRRCRIPVLANAGTFKGGEKKMGKLFKRIEFETGGGLSFHDLFIRSFRISHDTADPVGFVISDGQVSLGYCTDTGKVTFLMEKRLSECNGLILEFNHNPEMLKNGPYPLALQQRVRSTQGHLSNEKGAEFLKNTFHDRLHKIVLAHLSETNNRPELALYAAEKSISDDHDPEIVVASQDIPTPLLSLL, from the coding sequence GTGATACGATTTTCAGTTCTTGGCAGTGGCAGCAGGGGAAATGCTGTGTACGTGGAAAGCGGAACCACTGCAATATTGGTTGATGGTGGATTTTCAGGAAAGGAGATTGAAAAACGGCTGAAATCAATAGGCCGTGATCTGGATTCTCTTGATGGAGTCTGTGTAACCCATGAACATAATGATCATATCCATGGAGTTGGTGTTATTTCAAGACGATGTCGCATTCCTGTGTTGGCAAATGCAGGAACCTTCAAGGGCGGAGAAAAAAAAATGGGTAAACTGTTCAAGCGAATAGAGTTTGAAACGGGCGGGGGCCTCTCTTTCCACGATCTCTTTATACGTTCATTCCGGATTTCCCATGATACCGCAGATCCGGTCGGTTTTGTTATCAGTGACGGTCAGGTGAGCCTTGGTTACTGTACTGATACCGGAAAGGTGACTTTTCTGATGGAGAAAAGGCTTTCGGAATGTAACGGGCTTATCCTTGAATTCAACCATAATCCGGAGATGTTGAAAAATGGGCCATATCCCCTGGCATTGCAGCAGAGAGTCCGTTCCACCCAGGGACATTTATCCAATGAAAAAGGAGCCGAATTTTTGAAAAATACATTTCACGACCGTCTGCATAAAATTGTTCTGGCGCACTTGAGTGAAACCAATAACAGGCCCGAACTGGCACTGTACGCCGCAGAAAAGAGTATTTCGGATGATCATGATCCGGAAATAGTCGTTGCTTCTCAAGACATTCCCACCCCCCTGCTTTCCCTGTTATGA
- a CDS encoding tetratricopeptide repeat protein encodes MKKLIYGFLFIGCTVTLTGCALPEKSKVSTPVVQTSSMQKIPPVQPDMKSPEDQAVSQPRYLDIDSNPEVVMEKNIEEVLPSMVSLNDRIFEYGRKLNRWKELDSQSVDLDLSDEEASQMVRCFRRLQNILNGYGELREKMLRARNMESAETINKNEVFELQQKDIAFLESACGRLLGTSQEKSIGWSRREEKADLAQLETLIDRYAENKEYEEIIQVWLKIPEQQVGRVHLRTKILYGNALMYLHQEEKAAEIYRMVVDQMSSSKEQPSDLVSLRKVLADLYTASGNYREAEVQYKKISEDYQTLGHLEEWSKLQLSILDKSMEDSPELTEYSSLLRNYLGFDPEKDGYKIVWQAEKFLANYPYSPVSSNVDDIKARVLQRADDWFNGFFETVDKLSSEKKFEEAMELLETIPADIIGTEKQIKIKEKNQKLLLAAAVEKETEKMAQIQELQHQWNNGMLLVKNGRYDEALAVFTNLLDTEYSKKAEKKIEEVSLQAAKADRRKAADLFIRFTKTSDIESKKKLLIESRKLLKNILVKYPEVEIGAKVIGNIKRVEQEMMAIDPNLIALADREENAVEEDGIDTVFASPGVPVVSGNEQIKEQNIQTQQP; translated from the coding sequence ATGAAAAAGTTGATATATGGTTTTCTTTTTATTGGTTGTACCGTCACTTTGACAGGTTGTGCTTTGCCTGAAAAATCAAAGGTTTCCACACCAGTGGTTCAAACGTCGTCAATGCAGAAAATTCCACCCGTTCAGCCGGATATGAAATCTCCGGAGGATCAGGCGGTCAGTCAACCACGTTACCTGGATATTGACAGTAATCCAGAAGTAGTCATGGAAAAGAATATTGAAGAAGTCCTGCCTTCAATGGTTTCCTTAAATGACAGAATTTTTGAATACGGTCGCAAACTGAATCGCTGGAAAGAACTGGACAGTCAGTCTGTGGACCTTGACCTGAGTGACGAAGAGGCGAGCCAGATGGTTCGCTGCTTTCGCAGGCTCCAGAATATTCTGAACGGGTATGGTGAACTCAGGGAGAAAATGTTGCGGGCCAGAAATATGGAGTCGGCTGAAACGATAAATAAAAATGAAGTGTTTGAGTTGCAGCAGAAAGACATAGCCTTTCTGGAAAGTGCGTGCGGTCGGCTTCTTGGCACTTCTCAGGAAAAAAGTATAGGTTGGAGCAGGAGGGAGGAAAAGGCGGACCTTGCCCAGCTGGAAACATTAATTGACAGGTATGCGGAAAACAAGGAGTATGAGGAAATAATACAGGTCTGGCTGAAAATACCTGAACAGCAGGTTGGTCGCGTCCATCTCCGCACAAAAATTCTATATGGTAACGCCCTGATGTATCTTCATCAGGAGGAAAAGGCTGCGGAAATATATAGAATGGTGGTTGATCAGATGTCCAGCTCGAAGGAACAGCCATCTGACCTGGTATCTTTAAGAAAGGTTCTTGCCGATCTTTATACGGCTTCGGGAAATTACAGGGAAGCGGAAGTACAGTATAAAAAAATATCTGAAGACTACCAGACTCTCGGGCATCTTGAAGAGTGGTCAAAACTGCAGTTGTCTATTCTCGATAAGTCCATGGAAGACAGTCCGGAGTTAACTGAATATTCATCACTTCTGCGGAATTACCTGGGCTTTGATCCGGAGAAAGACGGCTATAAGATTGTCTGGCAGGCTGAAAAGTTTCTGGCGAATTATCCTTATTCGCCTGTTTCATCTAATGTTGATGACATTAAGGCCCGTGTTTTGCAAAGAGCGGATGACTGGTTCAACGGTTTTTTTGAAACTGTTGACAAGTTGAGCAGTGAGAAAAAATTTGAAGAGGCGATGGAATTACTGGAAACTATTCCGGCTGATATCATTGGCACTGAAAAACAGATTAAAATTAAGGAGAAAAACCAGAAACTGCTCCTGGCTGCGGCTGTTGAAAAGGAAACGGAAAAGATGGCACAGATCCAGGAGCTGCAACATCAGTGGAACAACGGAATGCTGCTGGTAAAAAACGGCAGATACGATGAGGCCCTGGCTGTTTTTACCAATTTGCTTGATACAGAATATTCAAAGAAGGCGGAAAAGAAAATTGAGGAAGTCTCTTTGCAGGCGGCAAAAGCCGACAGGAGAAAGGCTGCGGATCTGTTTATCAGGTTCACTAAAACCAGTGATATTGAAAGCAAGAAAAAGTTGCTTATTGAATCCAGAAAATTACTGAAAAATATCCTGGTTAAATATCCGGAGGTTGAAATCGGTGCCAAAGTTATCGGCAATATTAAACGGGTGGAACAGGAGATGATGGCCATCGATCCAAATCTTATAGCTCTCGCCGACAGGGAGGAAAATGCGGTTGAGGAGGATGGAATTGACACTGTTTTTGCATCACCCGGGGTTCCGGTAGTGAGTGGCAATGAGCAGATAAAGGAGCAGAATATTCAAACGCAGCAGCCTTGA
- the yhbY gene encoding ribosome assembly RNA-binding protein YhbY, whose amino-acid sequence MSENKEIELPELTIKQKKFLKKLAHPLSPSVQIGKDGLSEGLLESIRTALVHHELIKVKISNNSGLEKKEAAQSIPQKTGSSLVQLIGKTLILYKTNPKRKKEKRIVLPKA is encoded by the coding sequence ATGTCTGAAAATAAAGAAATAGAACTCCCTGAATTGACTATCAAACAAAAAAAATTCCTGAAAAAACTGGCCCATCCACTCTCACCCTCAGTCCAGATAGGAAAAGATGGTCTCAGCGAAGGTCTTCTTGAATCCATACGGACAGCTCTGGTTCATCATGAACTGATCAAGGTGAAAATCAGTAATAACAGTGGCCTGGAGAAAAAGGAAGCAGCTCAGTCTATACCTCAAAAAACAGGCAGCTCCCTGGTACAGCTCATCGGGAAAACCCTTATTCTCTATAAAACAAATCCAAAAAGAAAAAAAGAAAAGCGAATTGTTCTGCCAAAAGCCTGA
- the dut gene encoding dUTP diphosphatase codes for MEKITIKLKWFLPPDERDIHLPSYETFGSAGMDVEAAVRKPLPVSPGEIVLVPTGFGVALPPGFELQVRPRSGLAVKHGITLINSPGTIDSDYRGEIKIALVNHSRADFMVRRGDRIAQLVVAPVTRADFEIVVELDVTERGAGGFGHTGL; via the coding sequence ATGGAAAAAATAACAATAAAACTGAAATGGTTTCTTCCACCGGATGAGCGGGATATCCACCTGCCAAGCTATGAAACCTTCGGCTCTGCAGGAATGGATGTAGAGGCGGCGGTAAGAAAACCACTGCCCGTTTCTCCCGGAGAGATTGTTCTTGTACCCACAGGTTTTGGTGTGGCACTCCCCCCTGGATTTGAGTTGCAGGTTCGGCCAAGGAGCGGTTTAGCTGTGAAGCATGGCATTACATTGATCAACAGTCCCGGAACAATTGACTCAGATTACAGGGGAGAGATAAAAATAGCCCTGGTCAATCACAGCCGTGCGGATTTTATGGTCAGGAGAGGTGATCGAATTGCTCAGCTTGTGGTAGCCCCTGTAACGCGCGCTGATTTTGAAATTGTTGTAGAACTGGATGTGACCGAAAGAGGGGCCGGCGGATTTGGTCATACAGGTCTGTGA